A portion of the Bacteroidales bacterium genome contains these proteins:
- a CDS encoding restriction endonuclease subunit S yields MERYEKYKDSGIEWIGKIPEHWKVKRLKYCISINDDVLNETTDEEFEINYVEIGDVNFLTGINNSTVYKFKNAPSRARRIVKEGDVIVSTVRTYLKAIAQIKKIYGNLIVSTGFAVLRPKTIDSSYLGYYVLTPFFIHKTIADSVGVSYPAINSSNIGLFETVVPSLSEQTHIATFLDRKTAEIDRIIDNKQKLIAFYEEEKQAIINQAVTKGLDPNVTLKDSGVEWLGEIPEHWSLIKLKRISAKITDGEHISPNFTLEGMPFLSAKDVRDGFVQIDYDKFVSNEDGDFFRKRCNPESGDILIVSRGATVGRVAIVDTDEKFCLLGSVILIKPTPRILSKFLLNSFKNKLLLDNFLLTSQSSAQQAIYLVNVAEINLSLPPIQEQINIIVHIEKECSRLDTIIEKFNKQIDLLQEYRITLISEVVTGKIKVPNTIEA; encoded by the coding sequence ATGGAACGATACGAAAAATATAAAGATTCAGGCATTGAATGGATTGGTAAAATTCCTGAACATTGGAAGGTGAAGAGGTTGAAATATTGCATTTCGATTAATGATGATGTTTTAAATGAAACAACAGATGAAGAATTTGAGATTAATTATGTAGAAATAGGAGACGTTAATTTTCTAACTGGCATTAATAATTCAACAGTTTATAAATTTAAAAATGCACCTTCAAGGGCAAGGAGAATTGTAAAAGAAGGAGATGTAATTGTATCAACAGTTAGAACATATTTGAAGGCAATAGCTCAAATTAAGAAAATCTATGGTAATTTAATCGTTTCAACTGGATTTGCGGTTTTAAGACCAAAAACTATTGATTCTTCATACTTAGGATATTACGTCTTAACACCCTTTTTTATTCATAAAACTATAGCAGATTCGGTTGGCGTTAGCTATCCTGCGATTAACAGTAGTAATATTGGATTATTTGAAACCGTTGTTCCCTCACTTTCCGAACAAACCCACATCGCCACCTTTCTCGACCGCAAAACCGCCGAAATAGACCGCATCATAGACAACAAACAAAAATTAATTGCCTTTTACGAAGAAGAAAAACAGGCAATTATTAACCAAGCTGTAACCAAAGGTCTTGACCCCAATGTAACACTAAAAGATTCCGGAGTTGAATGGTTGGGGGAAATACCAGAGCATTGGAGTTTAATAAAACTTAAAAGAATTTCAGCAAAAATAACAGATGGAGAACATATTTCGCCAAATTTCACACTTGAAGGCATGCCTTTTCTCTCAGCCAAAGATGTTAGAGATGGTTTTGTTCAAATCGATTATGATAAATTTGTGAGTAATGAAGACGGAGATTTTTTTAGAAAAAGATGTAATCCTGAGAGTGGTGATATTTTAATTGTCAGCAGAGGAGCAACTGTTGGTCGAGTCGCTATTGTTGATACTGATGAAAAATTTTGTTTACTTGGAAGTGTGATATTAATAAAACCAACACCACGTATTTTGAGCAAATTTCTTCTTAACTCATTTAAGAATAAGTTATTATTAGATAATTTTCTCTTAACATCTCAATCTTCTGCACAACAAGCAATATATCTAGTCAATGTTGCTGAAATAAACCTTTCATTACCTCCGATTCAAGAACAAATAAATATAATTGTCCACATCGAAAAAGAATGCTCCCGATTAGATACCATAATTGAAAAATTCAACAAACAAATAGACCTTTTACAAGAATATAGAATCACTTTAATTTCAGAAGTAGTAACAGGTAAAATTAAAGTACCAAATACGATAGAAGCATGA
- a CDS encoding type I restriction endonuclease subunit R: protein MSITTEHTFETAIVESLVQHGTYTQGNAPDYSPELGMFKYEVIAFLQDTQPKAWEKITAVHGFDADNRIIQRLFKELDLRGSLDVLRNGFTDYGVKFRMAFFKPETGLNDETIELYGKNQLKIIRQVYYSNKNKNSVDLVISLNGLPVATVELKNHFTGQTTDNAKKQYSTTRDNKELLFSFKKRALVHFAVDPDEVYMATKIDAERTYWLPFNKGCNNGKGNPQNPDGYKTAYLWENILAKDSLMDILYRFVHLQVEEYEFEGQTRKKEKLIFPRFHQLDSVRKITSNAKINGAGKNYLIQHSAGSGKSNSIAWLAYRLSSLHNQLDERVFNSVIVITDRRVLDQQLQNTIYQFEHKTGVVQKIDQDSTQLANAIISGTHIIITTLQKFPFVIDKVGNIPDRKYAVIIDEAHSSQGGEASKKMKEVLAAKTLEDAERSDENDYDLEDEINAEVEKSCKSRGQQQNISFFAFTATPKTKTLGVFGQLNLDGKPEPFHLYSMRQAIEEGFILDVLDNYTTYERYFKLTKAINEDPELNKKKAAKAIGRFVSLHPHELAQKTEVIIEHFRQIVCKKIGGKAKAMVVTGSRLHAKRFFTEFNNYIKAKNYNDIRILVAFSGRVMDDDFPEGVSEPELTGYGEKELPKVFNQEDYKILIVAEKYQTGFDQPLLHTMYVDKALSGVKAVQTLSRLNRTCPGKEDTFILDFVNDRETILGSFQPYYQRTSVSENPDPNHLYDLKGILDEKQVYWQSEIEAFANVYFKPSNRLSIKDQSSLYAYIDPAVDRFKALETEEIKDEFKKGLRTWCNLYSFLSQIMPFYDSDFEKFYAYAKLLQTKLPKRDLSENLQLTDELAMEYYRLEKIADGTIELQKEDGELDGLTEAGIKRAKEEKAPLSQIINVLNDRFGTDFTEADRLFFDQMEADLLLDHKLKEQAQANKIDTFKFAFEDLFLTKLIERMDQNQEIFEKILENKAFGGVVKELLMKSVYLKLNETENIRP from the coding sequence ATGAGCATAACTACTGAACATACATTTGAAACGGCTATTGTTGAATCGTTGGTTCAACATGGGACCTATACACAAGGCAATGCACCCGATTACAGCCCCGAATTGGGTATGTTTAAATATGAAGTAATTGCATTTTTACAAGATACACAGCCCAAAGCTTGGGAAAAAATCACAGCCGTTCACGGTTTTGATGCTGATAACCGTATTATTCAACGCCTTTTCAAAGAACTGGATTTGCGGGGAAGTTTAGACGTTTTACGGAATGGATTTACCGATTATGGTGTTAAGTTTCGCATGGCATTTTTCAAACCCGAAACAGGTTTAAATGATGAAACGATTGAGCTTTATGGTAAAAACCAATTAAAAATTATTCGTCAGGTTTATTACAGCAACAAAAACAAGAATTCAGTTGACCTTGTAATTAGTTTAAACGGCTTACCAGTGGCAACAGTGGAGCTGAAAAACCATTTTACAGGACAAACTACCGACAATGCTAAAAAGCAATATTCAACCACAAGGGATAATAAAGAATTGCTTTTTTCCTTTAAAAAACGTGCGTTGGTTCATTTTGCCGTTGACCCCGACGAGGTTTATATGGCAACAAAAATTGATGCTGAACGCACCTATTGGCTACCCTTCAATAAAGGTTGCAACAATGGAAAAGGAAACCCGCAAAATCCTGATGGTTACAAAACCGCATATTTGTGGGAAAACATCTTGGCGAAAGACAGTTTAATGGATATTCTCTATCGCTTTGTTCACTTACAAGTAGAAGAATATGAATTTGAAGGACAAACACGAAAAAAGGAAAAACTCATTTTCCCTCGTTTTCATCAATTAGATTCAGTTAGGAAAATCACTTCCAATGCAAAAATCAACGGAGCAGGTAAAAACTATCTTATTCAACATTCGGCAGGTTCGGGCAAAAGTAATTCAATTGCTTGGCTGGCTTATCGCTTGTCGAGTCTGCATAACCAATTAGATGAACGAGTTTTCAATAGCGTAATTGTAATTACTGACCGTCGTGTACTTGATCAACAATTGCAGAATACCATTTATCAATTCGAACATAAAACAGGTGTAGTCCAAAAGATTGACCAAGACAGCACGCAATTAGCCAATGCAATTATTTCAGGTACACATATAATCATTACAACCTTACAGAAATTTCCCTTTGTAATTGATAAGGTAGGAAACATTCCCGACCGTAAATATGCCGTAATCATTGACGAAGCTCACAGTTCGCAGGGCGGTGAAGCAAGCAAGAAAATGAAAGAGGTTTTGGCTGCAAAAACGTTGGAGGATGCTGAAAGATCAGATGAAAACGACTATGATTTAGAAGATGAAATAAATGCAGAGGTTGAAAAATCGTGCAAATCGAGAGGACAGCAGCAAAATATTTCATTCTTTGCCTTTACCGCAACACCAAAAACAAAAACCTTAGGCGTTTTTGGTCAATTAAATTTGGATGGCAAACCCGAACCATTTCATTTGTATTCAATGCGTCAGGCAATCGAAGAAGGCTTTATTCTTGACGTTTTAGATAATTACACAACTTACGAACGATATTTTAAATTAACCAAAGCAATAAACGAAGACCCCGAATTAAACAAAAAGAAAGCAGCAAAGGCAATTGGGCGTTTTGTTTCATTGCATCCGCATGAATTGGCTCAAAAAACCGAAGTAATTATTGAGCATTTTCGACAAATTGTTTGCAAAAAGATAGGTGGAAAAGCAAAAGCTATGGTTGTGACAGGTTCTCGCCTTCATGCCAAACGTTTTTTCACCGAATTCAATAACTATATAAAAGCCAAAAACTATAATGATATAAGAATACTAGTAGCATTTTCCGGCAGAGTAATGGATGATGATTTTCCCGAAGGTGTCTCAGAACCTGAATTAACTGGTTATGGAGAAAAGGAATTGCCAAAGGTTTTCAATCAGGAAGATTACAAAATATTAATTGTTGCTGAAAAATACCAAACCGGTTTTGACCAACCGCTTTTACATACCATGTATGTCGACAAAGCCCTTTCAGGTGTAAAAGCGGTTCAGACATTATCACGTTTAAACCGAACCTGTCCGGGAAAAGAAGATACTTTTATATTAGATTTTGTAAATGACAGGGAAACTATATTAGGATCGTTTCAGCCATATTATCAGCGTACCAGTGTATCTGAAAACCCAGACCCAAATCACTTATATGATTTGAAAGGAATACTAGACGAGAAACAAGTTTACTGGCAATCGGAAATTGAAGCTTTTGCAAACGTGTATTTTAAACCAAGTAACCGTTTATCAATTAAAGACCAATCAAGCCTTTACGCTTATATTGATCCTGCCGTAGATAGGTTTAAAGCATTAGAAACGGAAGAAATAAAAGATGAATTCAAAAAAGGATTAAGAACATGGTGCAATTTGTATTCTTTCCTTTCTCAGATAATGCCGTTCTATGATTCTGATTTTGAAAAATTCTATGCTTACGCAAAGCTTTTACAAACCAAATTGCCCAAACGCGATTTGTCTGAAAACCTTCAACTGACTGATGAATTGGCAATGGAATACTACCGTTTAGAGAAAATTGCCGATGGTACAATTGAATTGCAAAAAGAAGATGGCGAACTGGATGGTTTAACGGAAGCAGGGATTAAGAGAGCAAAAGAAGAAAAAGCTCCATTGTCACAGATTATAAATGTTTTAAATGACAGGTTTGGGACTGATTTCACCGAGGCTGACAGATTATTCTTTGACCAAATGGAAGCCGATTTGCTTTTAGATCACAAGTTAAAAGAACAAGCACAAGCTAATAAGATTGATACTTTTAAATTTGCTTTTGAGGATTTGTTTCTCACTAAACTGATTGAGAGAATGGACCAAAATCAGGAAATATTTGAAAAGATTTTAGAGAACAAGGCTTTTGGTGGAGTTGTAAAAGAGTTATTAATGAAAAGTGTATATCTGAAATTAAATGAAACAGAAAACATCCGACCCTAA
- a CDS encoding SAM-dependent DNA methyltransferase encodes MIDFKEKANLIWKVADLLRGDYKQSDYGKIILPMTVLRRLDCVITPTKQKVLDYMPKIEKLSDSAKDITLNKVAGLNFHNRSLYDFAKIKADPNNVAANLRNFINGFSSGAREIIEYFDFDSHIDRLDDPKTDLLFKIVEAFADIDLSKMTSMEMGYVFEELIRKFSELSNETAGEHFTPREVIKLMVNVLFIDEKDIFKKGIVKTLYDPACGTGGMLSEAESFIKRQNPDAKMEVFGQEINPESYAICKSDMMIKGQNPANIKFGNTFTVDGLENEKFDYMLSNPPFGVDWKKAQKMITDEADKKGYAGRFGAGLPRINDGSLLFLQHMLSKMKPEGSRIGIVFNGSPLFTGQAGSGESEIRKWIIENDWLEAVIAMPDQLFYNTGISTYIWILSNKKSAERKGKVQLINATGTKDEETGQNPNRFWQKMPRSLGNKRKEIPENGDTKGIGYITKIYGEFFESEFCKIFPKEFFGFWRVTVEQPLKNEKGKIQKDSKGNPKPDSSLRDYENISFLRKDENGNIVQQTIQEYFDREVKPHVPDAWIDESKTKTGYEINFTKYFYEFKKLRSLSEIKADILALEEETIELEKTVLD; translated from the coding sequence ATGATAGATTTTAAAGAAAAGGCAAACCTCATTTGGAAAGTAGCCGACTTATTGAGAGGAGATTACAAACAGTCAGATTATGGGAAAATAATCTTGCCTATGACTGTTTTAAGGCGTTTGGATTGTGTGATTACACCGACAAAGCAAAAGGTTTTAGACTATATGCCAAAAATCGAAAAGCTCTCGGACAGTGCGAAAGACATTACTTTAAACAAAGTTGCTGGACTTAATTTTCATAATCGCAGTTTATATGATTTTGCAAAAATTAAAGCCGACCCCAATAATGTAGCTGCCAACTTGAGAAACTTCATAAACGGTTTTTCAAGTGGTGCAAGAGAGATAATTGAATATTTTGATTTTGATTCACATATTGACAGATTAGATGACCCTAAAACGGATTTGCTTTTTAAAATCGTTGAAGCCTTTGCCGACATTGATTTATCGAAAATGACCTCAATGGAAATGGGGTATGTTTTTGAAGAACTTATTCGCAAATTTTCCGAACTTTCAAACGAAACCGCAGGAGAACATTTCACACCACGTGAGGTAATAAAATTAATGGTAAATGTTTTGTTTATTGACGAGAAAGACATTTTCAAAAAAGGAATTGTAAAAACTTTATATGACCCTGCCTGTGGAACAGGAGGAATGCTTTCAGAAGCAGAGTCTTTTATTAAAAGACAGAACCCTGATGCAAAAATGGAGGTATTCGGACAGGAAATAAACCCCGAATCTTACGCCATCTGCAAATCGGACATGATGATTAAAGGGCAAAACCCTGCAAACATCAAGTTTGGAAATACATTTACAGTTGATGGACTTGAAAACGAAAAGTTTGATTATATGCTATCCAATCCACCATTTGGTGTGGACTGGAAAAAAGCACAAAAAATGATAACTGACGAAGCAGATAAAAAAGGCTATGCAGGGCGTTTTGGTGCAGGATTACCAAGAATAAATGATGGTTCGCTTTTATTCCTTCAACACATGCTTTCGAAAATGAAACCCGAAGGAAGCCGAATAGGAATAGTTTTTAATGGTTCGCCTTTATTTACGGGTCAAGCAGGAAGCGGTGAAAGCGAAATCCGAAAATGGATTATTGAAAACGATTGGTTGGAAGCAGTAATAGCAATGCCCGACCAACTTTTTTACAACACAGGTATTTCAACCTACATTTGGATTCTATCCAATAAAAAAAGTGCCGAACGCAAAGGGAAAGTTCAATTGATAAATGCCACAGGTACGAAAGACGAAGAAACAGGGCAAAACCCAAATCGTTTTTGGCAAAAAATGCCCCGTAGTTTAGGCAATAAACGAAAAGAAATCCCCGAGAACGGCGACACAAAAGGAATTGGTTATATAACCAAAATTTATGGTGAGTTTTTCGAATCCGAATTTTGCAAAATATTCCCTAAAGAATTTTTCGGATTTTGGCGTGTAACAGTTGAACAACCATTGAAAAACGAAAAAGGGAAAATTCAAAAAGACAGCAAAGGCAACCCAAAGCCTGATTCAAGTTTAAGGGATTACGAAAACATTTCTTTCTTGCGAAAAGATGAAAACGGAAACATTGTTCAACAAACTATTCAGGAGTATTTCGACCGTGAAGTAAAACCCCACGTTCCCGATGCTTGGATTGATGAAAGTAAAACCAAAACAGGCTACGAAATAAACTTTACCAAATATTTCTACGAGTTTAAAAAACTACGCTCATTAAGCGAGATTAAAGCTGATATTTTGGCATTGGAGGAAGAAACGATTGAACTTGAAAAAACAGTGCTTGACTAA
- a CDS encoding transposase, which yields MDRFQNKYRIPSSRLQNWDYCWAGAYFITICTKDRKNYFGNITNGEMQLSGAGILGNVFWYEIKNHAKNVELGAFVVMPNHVHGILILNGENGNDNNNVIDIGNGNDMGIVVGNVETGHALSLQPQPSQQTEKTIGQQRFQNIGKNTVSSIIGSYKSAVTKHANRLGFALKWQERFYDHIIRNDGEYQRITQYIITNPLKWGEDKFYSGKD from the coding sequence ATGGATAGATTTCAAAATAAATATCGCATACCATCATCACGTTTACAGAATTGGGATTACTGTTGGGCGGGTGCATATTTTATAACCATTTGCACCAAAGACCGCAAAAATTATTTTGGAAACATTACAAATGGTGAAATGCAATTATCAGGTGCGGGAATTTTGGGCAACGTTTTTTGGTACGAAATTAAAAACCATGCAAAAAATGTGGAATTGGGTGCATTTGTGGTTATGCCCAACCATGTACATGGTATTTTGATTTTGAATGGTGAAAACGGTAATGATAACAATAACGTTATTGATATTGGCAATGGTAATGATATGGGTATCGTTGTTGGTAATGTAGAGACAGGGCATGCCCTGTCTCTACAACCACAACCATCACAACAAACCGAAAAAACCATTGGCCAACAACGATTTCAGAATATTGGTAAAAATACCGTGTCATCAATAATTGGTTCATACAAATCGGCCGTAACAAAACATGCCAACCGTTTAGGATTTGCATTGAAATGGCAGGAACGTTTTTACGACCATATTATTCGTAACGATGGCGAATACCAACGCATTACCCAATACATTATTACCAACCCCCTGAAATGGGGTGAAGACAAATTTTATAGTGGCAAAGACTAA